In Rhodamnia argentea isolate NSW1041297 chromosome 1, ASM2092103v1, whole genome shotgun sequence, the genomic window CCAGCTTGAGAGATGCAAAAGTCAAGATCCGACCAATCCCTTATAACGAGCATATGCGATTATAATGCAGAATAAGAATGCGCATATGGTTCCAGTCACGATCACGACCTGCCAGCGTTAGGGCAAAGGTTTTTTCTAAGGAGAAGTGAAGTggagaaggagatgagaagatgaAGTTATCAATTAAAGCGTTTAGGCCTACCCATTTGAACATGTACCCATGGTTATCGTTCCAAGAATAAGGTATGTTCATGCCGAAAATGCCAGCAACCAAAGAATAGATGGACAAACAAACAGTTCCTGAACTCAGGAAGAGCTCTAGCTGCAACCACAGACAGAGAGGAGACAAAGAACATCAAATAAATCAATTCAACGACTCCGAACATTAGCAACTAAACAAAGAAGTGAACTACTTGGgtaaccattcaaaaaagagacaATTGAGGACATGAACGTAGACAatgacagaaagaaagaaagtgacaaAAGCACCTGAATTAGCTGATTCCGGTGATTATCAAgctgaggaaaaagaaagtacaTAGAATTTCAgcaaacagaagaagaaaacattgaTTTGAGCCCCATGCAAAACTTGTGTTTTTCTCCTTTCTACCTATTTAATCCCTTTTATAGAGACATGCTTTGCAACTAACTTAATCAATCCACTCACCTGGATGTTAATGTAGTCCTCTGTGTCATCGATATATTCCCGAAGCTGCACATGTACAACTTAGgcaaatcaaattttttgaaaaacggacATTAGACAGAAAAAATAAGCCAATTTAGTTACTGAACTGAACCATACACTTGTAGACAAAGGGCCTTATATTGTGGCACCAGTCAATCAAACTCTCAAAGTACAATCATTTTAGTCATGCATCACAAGCAAGCCAGAGCAAGCAAAATGAGAATTTGAATGACTATTTGACCAGAGCACATAATGAATCTATCTGTTCAAAAATATCCAAACTTCCTTAATAACGTGTAATTGACACAAAGTCAAAATGTCTATAATTTATCTGCTACCCTGTTAGAAAAGCAAATCATCATCAAGAGATTGATTTTTATATAGTACAGGACATTCTTGACTTCAATTACAATGACACGTACAAATTTCATTCTCCCAACACCATGACAACTGTTCATTGTTGCCCTGTACTGGTGTACAAAACCTAGAGTCCCTCTAAATGGATTTCAATAAGCTCAAATACAGTAATTAGACAGGTTTCATTCAGCCATCTAACCCAAATGAGCGTGTAAACAATGCTAACgaaaaagttcaatgatcattCCCATTATTATCAAGGATCACAATGATGCtgacaaaaaagtcaaaattgtCTCCAGCACAAGCATCGCTAAAATTGATTACCTATCTAAAACATCAATGAACGCACTCTACTGAAGATTTGACAACAGAAAAATACAGGCGAATAGTACAGCAACTAAAAAATCATGCAGATAATTCCCTATCCGAGACAAGTACTTACTGTTGTCAACTTGTTCAATGTGCCATCAATTTGCATAAAGTAAGcctgaaaggaagaaaaaaagacattGATGCCCATTCACGAAACAACAGAATATAAAGATACAATCCATAATAATACCAACAGGAAATAGGGTGAGACCTCAAGTAACATTTCCAACTCCTCAACATCATCTTCGTCTCCACGAACTGTTGCCACACTCGCCCTACTGGCACGAGATATCTTCGAGCCAATGGTAGGGGAAGCAGGAAACCAATTTTGGCCTCCTGAACCACTTACAGGGGAAGATGAACCAACTTGTTTTCTTGACAAATACAAGTCAGccatatcatcatcatcatctagtAGTTGCTCAAGCTCATCCCTTACCTGCAGTGTACGACAAATACCTTTCAAGATGTTATCCTCCCACACATCAAAGGTACCATGAAAAAGACATCGGTGTATAGTGACAGAAAAGTtcatgatgagagagagagagagagagagagagagagagagccatgtCCAGTAGGAGGGTAAAGGCAATAAGATCTATATCGACTATTTACATATAAATCAAATATTGACTCTCATACAAGCTCATCTAAATAATCAATTGATACAAACAATTTATCATACATAGGATTGTCAGTCAGTCAGTCTAGGCCAAGTCCTTAAAGTTGCATGAGTACATAGAATCAAAAAGACAAGGACGACTCAAATTTTATGTTACACAAGTAGATATCACACTCAGTTGAAAAAGTTGATAGATATCCACAAGGTTAACAATTTCGATTTCAGCAATGACCCAGAAGTACATAATTTTGCAGGGCAAAAAGTGACTCGCGGTACCTTTTGCACCCTCGCCGTTAGCCTTGTCATCGCACTCTTCAATTTACGAACCCTATCCAAGTTACGGCTGCTAATCTACAAAGACCACAGACAACAAAATGcaaatttaagataaatattTCAAACTGAGATTGAGCAAAGAAATGCGATTGCTGTAGGATTCCAAGCACTAAAGAGTAATGGCTTGATTAGTGCAAAAACCTGTGTATgcaaaagaagcaaaaggccCATAAGAAGAATTGCGTCATCATGATCAATCCACATTTGCAGAAGCACAATCACGAATCTAGGAGAAATAGCAACTAACAAAATTCAGCGGATCATGCATAACATCACATCAAGCATGCAAAACCAAGGACCAATCTTCAAGATTTCATCGATCACTCAGTCATAAAATCCTTAGAGAGAAGCAGAAATGCCCGAAATTCAACACATGAAAGCTACACTAGAAGAACATTGCAATCAGTAATACACTATCGATTACCACACACAAATTATTATTAGTAACACTAAGAACTACACAAAACAGCGTTCAGCCTCATATGACTCCTTTAGAAGGAGAAGCaacaaaaccaattaaaaaacCTTAACAGAagcttttttgtttggtttatttatttatttttttcaatgagATGGGAAAGTGAATCTAGTTACTTTTGAGGTGAGCTCATCTAAAGCAGGATAAGCAGCAGACTCCAATTCAGTAGTACGTGCTCCAAGAAAGCTACAAATTGCCTCCAAAGCTACCTCCAAGGCGCGAAATTCAAATGGAGACTCTGCATTGTATAACCATCATATTACAGCTATCAAAAGATGGCCAGCTTGAAACAAATTCAATTTGATAGAACCAACTCATACAAACCCCATaccatcatcttccccaacttcaACATCATTCTGTCCATGACCGTACTCGTTTACATCGTCTTGACCCTGGCATATGGCATTTACAGCTAATCGCCGTTGGAGCTCCTCGACAACTGGTATAACATTTATATCTGATGGGTCTCGAAGCAACACCTACAAGCCAATGATGTAAG contains:
- the LOC115748767 gene encoding magnesium transporter MRS2-I-like isoform X1 yields the protein MAREGSVVPADPQQAAKKKGQSARSWILLDTAGRGTVLDADKYAIMHRVQIHARDLRILDPLLSYPSTILGRERAIVLNLEHIKAIITAEEVLLRDPSDINVIPVVEELQRRLAVNAICQGQDDVNEYGHGQNDVEVGEDDESPFEFRALEVALEAICSFLGARTTELESAAYPALDELTSKISSRNLDRVRKLKSAMTRLTARVQKVRDELEQLLDDDDDMADLYLSRKQVGSSSPVSGSGGQNWFPASPTIGSKISRASRASVATVRGDEDDVEELEMLLEVSPYFLLAYFMQIDGTLNKLTTLREYIDDTEDYINIQLDNHRNQLIQLELFLSSGTVCLSIYSLVAGIFGMNIPYSWNDNHGYMFKWVVIVTGTICAFLFCIIIAYARYKGLVGS
- the LOC115748767 gene encoding magnesium transporter MRS2-I-like isoform X2, with product MAREGSVVPADPQQAAKKKGQSARSWILLDTAGRGTVLDADKYAIMHRVQIHARDLRILDPLLSYPSTILGRERAIVLNLEHIKAIITAEEVLLRDPSDINVIPVVEELQRRLAVNAICQGQDDVNEYGHGQNDVEVGEDDESPFEFRALEVALEAICSFLGARTTELESAAYPALDELTSKISSRNLDRVRKLKSAMTRLTARVQKVRDELEQLLDDDDDMADLYLSRKQVGSSSPVSGSGGQNWFPASPTIGSKISRASRASVATVRGDEDDVEELEMLLEAYFMQIDGTLNKLTTLREYIDDTEDYINIQLDNHRNQLIQLELFLSSGTVCLSIYSLVAGIFGMNIPYSWNDNHGYMFKWVVIVTGTICAFLFCIIIAYARYKGLVGS